The sequence TCGCCCTACGCCCCGGTAGCAGCCGACGTGAGGAGGTTCAATTTTCAAAATCCGAAATCCGAAATCCGAAATCCGAAACTGACCGCCCGTTCGTCGTCATTTTCCTGACCGACGGTCTGCCGACGGTTGGAACCACGGACGAGAACGAGATCGTCGCCAACGTGAAGAAGAACGGCGGCGGGAACGTGCGCGTCTTCTGTTTCGGCATCGGCCATGACGTGAACACGCATTTGCTCGACAAGATCACCGAGGAAACGCGCGCCGTCAGCCAGTACGTGTTGCCGGAGGAGGACATCGAAGTGAAGATTTCGAACTTTTTCGCCAAGATCAAAGACCCGGTGTTGACGAATCCGACGCTGAGCTTCACCGGCGACATCCATCCGGCGAGACTTTATCCCGCGCCGTTGCCCGATTTGTTCAAGGGCGAACAACTGGTGTTGGTCGGTCGCTACCAGGGCAGGGGAGATTCCGCTGCCGTGATTGAGGGAACTGTGAACGGCGCGCAAAGGAAGTTCACTTACGATGTGAAATTTGGCGACAACGGCGACGATTACGATTTCATTCCACGCCTTTGGGCCACGCGGCGCGTGGGCTACCTCCTCGAAGAAATCCGGTTGCACGGCGAGAACGCTGAGTTGAAGGATGAAGTGACCGAGCTGGCGCGCAAATACAGCATTGTCACGCCTTACACGGCTTATTTGATCGTTGAGGACGAAGCAAAGCGTGGAGTGCCGATTCTGTCGCAAACGCTGCCGGAGCTTCAGCAGGATGCAGCGGCGCGTTCCAGTTTGGACGGCTACTCCGCCAATGTGATGAGGCAGCGTTACGGCCTCGCACCGGTAACGCAATCGCGCAGCGAACTGGCATTCAAATCAGCGAACGCGCCGGCGGACGCTCTCTCGCTCGGCGTCGCCGAGGCGCAACACGGGCTTTCAGTGGAGACGTTGCCCGCGCCGTCGTCAGCCGGCACCGTGGTCGCAGGCAGGGCAGTGGAACCGACACGGATTGCCCGATACACGCAGCAGACGCGCTTCGTTGGCGGGCGGAGCTTTTACCAGAATGGCAACCAGTGGATTGATTCCACGATTCAGAAATTGAAAGACCCGAGGCGTGTCCGCG is a genomic window of Candidatus Angelobacter sp. containing:
- a CDS encoding VIT domain-containing protein yields the protein VKRHQADIRISDQFATTSIEEEFYNPNAQRIEGTFLFPVPKGAQIKKFAMNIDGREVEAELLTADKARGIYEDIVRKLKDPALLEYANHDVFKVRIFPIEPRGTKRVKLSYTQLLKSDAGLVGYVYPLNTEKFSARPIPNVSVKVELETKRPLKSIYSPSHNVEIKRHGGNKATIGYEAKDAKPDTDFQLFFAPEPEDIGVNLMTYKTGGDDGYFLLLASPGIGTKESRVIPKDVTFVLDTSGSMAGKKIEQAKKALAFCVENLNDGDRFEVMRFSTEAEPLFNKLVDVSKESRSRAEDFIKDLKAIGGTAIDDALKKALALRPGSSRREEVQFSKSEIRNPKSETDRPFVVIFLTDGLPTVGTTDENEIVANVKKNGGGNVRVFCFGIGHDVNTHLLDKITEETRAVSQYVLPEEDIEVKISNFFAKIKDPVLTNPTLSFTGDIHPARLYPAPLPDLFKGEQLVLVGRYQGRGDSAAVIEGTVNGAQRKFTYDVKFGDNGDDYDFIPRLWATRRVGYLLEEIRLHGENAELKDEVTELARKYSIVTPYTAYLIVEDEAKRGVPILSQTLPELQQDAAARSSLDGYSANVMRQRYGLAPVTQSRSELAFKSANAPADALSLGVAEAQHGLSVETLPAPSSAGTVVAGRAVEPTRIARYTQQTRFVGGRSFYQNGNQWIDSTIQKLKDPRRVRAQLNSKEYFDLVAKKAETLPWLALGQNVQFALGDTVYEIYE